GAGCGCGCGAGCCTCACGATCGAAGCGCCCGCCGATCTGAAAGACGTGAGCGGCCGCAAGCTCGCCAACGCGGATTTCTTCCCGCTCAAAACGCAGACCGCGCCGATGCCGCCGCTCGCGAAGTTCTCTTCGGGCGAGTTCGGCATCATCGAACGCTTCGCGGAACCGAACATGCCCGCGATGCTGCCCGTCACGCTGCGTCATGTCGAAGCGGATCTGCATGTGCAAGGGCTGAATTCGGGCACGTCGAAGATCACGAGCCTCCGGGTCGATGCGGACACGGACATCCGTCAATGGATGAAAACCGTCGAAGCATTCGGCGGTATGTCGATCAATCGAAGAACCGTGGAATCGCTCGCGCCGCATGCGTTGACCAACGGCATCGCGCCGATCGTCACGAACACGACAGACGGTGTGTACTTCGACGCGCGCTCGCTCTCGCTTCTGAGCAAGCACGCGGGCGTCGAGACGCTGACGCTGCCGGCGGCCGATCCGAAGGCGCTGCGGCCGTTCGAAGTCGTCGGCATTCCGCTTAGCAAACCCGGCTTTTATGTGGTCGAACTGGCGTCGCCCGCGCTTGGCGCATCGCTGATGGCGAAGCATCAGGCGATGTACGTGCGCACCTCCGTGCTCGTCACGAACCTCGGCGTGCATCTGAAGCAGGGGCGCGAGAACAGCCTCGTGTGGGTCACGACGCTCGACAAGGGCAAGCCCGTGCCGAACGCGCAAGTGCGCGTGACCGACTGCAACGGCGAACAGGTCGCCGCCGGCGTCACCGATGGAGAAGGCATCGCGAGAATCGGCAAGTCGCTCGCGCCGCTGCACGAGTGCAACGGAACTAGCCTCGCCTACGGCGGCTTCTTCGTCTCGGCACGCGTCAGTGATCCCGCGACCGGTCCCGACATGGCCTTCGTGATGTCGGACTGGAACCGCGGCATCGAATCGTGGCGCTTCAACGTCCCAACGGACATGAGCAGCACGCGGACCACCCGCGCGCACACGGTGTTCGACCGCACGCTGCTGCGCGCAGGCGAAACCGTGTCGATGAAGCACCTCATGCGCGTCGAGACGCTCGGCGGCCTCGCCTTTCCGAAGCGTTATCCGACGCGCGTGACGATTCGCCATGTCGGCAGCGGACAGACGTGGCATCTGCCGCTGACGTGGGCCGCCGATCACAGCGCCGACTCCACCTTTACTGTGCCGACGGCGGCTAAACTCGGCGAGTACAGCGTCTCGCTCGACGACGGCACCGCCCAAGGCACGAGCGATGACGACGACGCCCGCGTCACGGAGTCCTACGAAACCGGGAGCTTCCGCGTCGAGGAATTCCGGCTGCCGGTGTTCAAAGGCTCGATTTCTGCCGGCGACAGCAAGTCGGCCGGACTGATCGCGGCGCGCGAAGCGCCCGTCTCGGTGCGGCTCGAATACGTGCAGGGCGGCGCGGCGTCGAAGGTGCCGGTCGCGGTGTCGGCGCTCGTGAAAGACATCGCGCCGCCTTTCGCTTCGCAATACGACGCCTTCAGCTTCGCGCCGTATCGCAAGCCGGCCAACGACGGCGCGAGCGCGCCCGCCGAGGACCAGAACGACGACGACGAAGCGCAGCAGCAGCAAAGCGATGCCACGACGAAGCTCGTCGCCGACAAGGAGCGCGTCACGCTCGACCGCGACGGCGTCGGCAAGTTGACGGTCGCCCCGCTGCCCGCCGTCGATGCACCGAAGCGCCTCGCGCTCGAAGCCACTTTCGCAGATCCGAACGGCGAAGTGCAGACCATCAGCGGCAACACGACGCTCTGGCCCGCCGCCGTGGCGGTCGGCGTGAAATCGGGCTCGTGGGTGTCGGTCGGCAGCACGGTGCCGGTGCAGGCCATCGCGCTCGATCTGCAAGGCAAGCCGCGCGCCGGCGTGCCGATGCAGATCAAGGGCATCGTCCACGCGATGACGAGCTCCCGCAAGCGCATGGTCGGCGGCTTCTATGCCTACGACAACCACACCGAGACGAACGATCTCGGCACGCTGTGCAGCGGCAAGAGCGACGACCACGGCCTGCTGTCGTGCGAAGCGAAGCTCAAGCAGCCGGGCAATATCGATCTCATCGCCGTCGCGAAAGACGGCGACGGCCGCGAAGCCAACGCGACGACGTCCGTCTGGGTCACGCGCGAAGACGAACTGTGGTTCGGCGGCGAGAACACCGACCGCATCGACGTGTTGCCGGAAAAGACCAGCTACGAGCCGGGCGAGACCGCGCGGTTCCAGGTGCGCATGCCGTTCCGCTCGGCGACGGCGCTCGTCGCAGTCGAACGCGAAGGCATCGTGGAAACGCATGTGGCCGAACTGAACGGCAAGGACCCGACCATCGATCTGAAGGTGCAGGATGCGTGGGGGCCGAACGTGTACGTGTCGGTGCTCGCGCTGCGCGGCCGCTTGCGCGACGTGCCGTGGTACTCGTTCTTCACCTGGGGCTGGAAGGCGCCGGTCGAATGGGCGCGCGCGTTCTGGTACGAAGGCCGTCAGTATCAGGCGCCGACTCCGCTCGTCGATCTGTCGAAGCCCGCGTTCCGCTATGGACTGGCGTCGATCAAGGTGGGCATCGCGTCGCACAAGCTCGCGGTCAGCGTAAGCCCGGACGCGAAGTCTTATTCGGTGCGCGGCAAGGCGCACGTGAAGGTGAAAGTCGCCCTGCCCGACGGCAAGCCCGCGCCGGCTGGCACGCAAATCGCCGTCGCAGCGGTCGACGAAGCGTTGCTCGAACTCATGCCGAATCAAAGCTGGAACGTGCTCGATGCGATGCTGCAGCAGCGCGCGTATGGCGTGGAGACATCGACGGCCCAGATGGAGATCATCGGGCGGCGGCACTTCGGGCGCAAGGCAGTGCCTGCGGGCGGCGGCGGCGGCCATAGCCCGACGCGCGAGCTTTTCGACACGCTGCTGCTCTGGAATCCGCGCGTGACGCTGGATGCGAACGGCGAGGCAACGCTCGACGTGCCGCTCAACGATTCGCTCACGCGCTTTCGGATCGTGGCAATCGCGGCGGTCGGCGCGGGCCGCTTCGGCACGGGCAGCGCATCGATCCAGACCGGCCAGGACCTGCAACTGGTCTCCGGCCTGCCGCCACTCGTGCGCGTCGGCGATACGTTCCGCGCTCAGTTCACGCTGCGCAATACCACGCCCCGCGCGATGCGCGTGCTCGTGACGCCGCGCGCCGGATCGCTCGCGCTCGATTCGCGCACCGTCGCGCTCGCGGCCGAGTCGTCGCAGGAAGTCGCATGGGATGTGACGCCGCCGGATATGCCCGGCGGGGAATCGTCGGCGAGCCTCGCGTGGAACGTGAGCGCCGTCGAACAAGGCACCGGCAAGGCGAGCGATGCAGTGAAGCTCACGCAGCGCATCGTCGCGGCGATTCCCGTCTCGGTGCAGCAGGCGACCATCGCGCAAGTCGACGGCACGCTGAGCGTGCCCGTCGCGCCGCCCGCCGACGCTACAAAGACGGCTGCCGGCACGGTGCGCGGCGGCATCGCGGTGTCGTTGCAGCCGAAGCTCGCGGACGGCTTGCCGGGCGTGCGCCGCTGGTTCCTCAACTATCCGTACAGCTGCCTCGAGCAGCAGACTTCGCGCGCGCTCGGGCTGATGGACGCGGCGCAATGGCAAGCGGTGCTCGCGCATATGGCCACGTATCTGGATGCCGATGGCCTCGCGAACTACTTCCCGCCGTACGACGACTCCCGTGCGACCGGCAGTCCGACGCTCACGGCCTACCTGCTCGCCGTGACCGACGAAGCGGCCAAAACGGACCGCCGCTTCGCGCTGCCCGCCGACCTGCGCGACAGGCTCACGGCAGCGCTGGCGAACGTCGTCGACGGCAAGATCCAACGCAATTTCTGGGCTCCGCGCAACGGTTTCGACTTCGAGAAGCTCGCGGCCATCGAAGCCCTGTCGCGCTATGGCGTCGCGCAGCCGCGCATGCTGGATTCGATCACCATCGCGCCGAATCAGTGGCCGACTTCCGCTGTGCTCGATTACTACGCGATCCTCTCGCGCGTCGATGGCATTCCGGACCGCGAAGTGAAGCGCGCGCAAGCCGAGCAGATCATCCGGGCACGGCTCACCTATCAGGGCACGCGCCTGACGTTCTCGACCGCGTCGGACGACGATCTCTGGTGGTTCATGACCGGCGTCGAGACCAACGCCGCGCGCACCGCGCTACTCTTCGCCGACGCGCCCGGCTGGAAGGACGAGATGCCGCGCCTCGTCGCGGGCCTGCTCGCGTTGCAGACGAACGGCGCATGGTCCACCACGACGGCCAACCTGTGGGGCTCGCTCGCGGTCGCGCGGTTCTCGCGCGTGTTCGAAAGCACGCCGGTCACGGGCAGCACGGACATTCGCCTCGGCGCGTCGTCGAAAACGGTGGACTGGGCCGCCGCCGCGCCCGCGCCGATGGCGTCCGCCACGCCGATCACGCGCACCGCGAACACGCGCAGCGTGATGCTGCCGTGGTCGACCGGCTCGCTTGCGCTCACGCAGCAAGGCACCGGCAAACCGTGGGCGACCATCGAGAGCCTCGCCGCCGTCGATATGAAAGCGCCGCTTGCGGCCGGCTATCGGATCGCGAAGACCATCACGCCGGTCGAACCGGCCGTGAAAGGCGCGTTCTCGCGTGGCGATATCGTGCGCGTGAGTCTCGACATCGACGCTCAAAGCGACATGACGTGGGTCGTCGTCAACGATCCGATTCCCGCCGGCGCGACGATTCTCGGTTCCGGGCTCGGCCGCGATTCGGAATCCGCCACGCAAGGCGAGCGAAGCAGCGGCCAATGGCCGATGTACGTGGAGCGCGCGTTCGACGGTTATCGCGCGTATTACGACTATCTGCCGAAGGGCAAGCTTCATGTGGAATACACAATGCGCCTGAACAACGCCGGCAGCTTCGGCCTGCCGCCGACGCGCGTGGAGGCGCTCTATGCGCCGTCGACCTTCGGCGCGCTGCCCAATGCGCGGATGGTCGTGAACCCGCTCGCCGCGAGATGACGCGATGAGACGCGCCGCCTGTTTAGTGGTCGCATGCCTGCTGAGCGCGGCGCCGCACGCCGCGCCCAGCTTCAGCGACGTGCGCGCGAACTGGCGCAGTTCCGACTGGCTGCTGCTCGACCGCAACGGCGAAACACTGCAACGCACGCGCATCGACGCGAGCGCGCGGCGCGGCGACTGGGTCGCGCTGGCAGACGTATCGCCGGCCTTGCGCGAAGCCATCGTCGTTTCGGAGGACAAACGATTCTACGAGCACGCGGGCGTCGACTGGCGCGGCGCGGCGGCCGCCGCCTGGGCGAATCTGTGGAATACGCGCACGCGCGGCGCATCGACCGTCACCATGCAGTTGACCGGCCTGATCGGCGATGAAGGCCGCAAGCCCGCCGGACGGCGCAGTATCGGCGAGAAGGCGCAGCAGACGGTCGGCGCGCTGTGGCTCGAACGCACGTGGCGCAAGGATCAGATCCTCGAGGCGTATCTGAACCTCGTGCCGTTCCGGGGCGAGATCGTCGGGCTGTCGGCGCTTTCGCAGACGCTTTTCGGCAAGGCACCCTCCGGCCTGGACGAACGCGAAGCCGCGCTGGCCGCGGCGCTCGTGCGCGCGCCGAATGCGTCGTACACGAAGGTCGCCGCGCGCGCCTGCGTGATTCTGCGCGACATGAACGGCTTGCGCGCGCCGGGCCCTTCGCGTGACGCGGACGCGTGCGCCAATCTCGACAGCTACGCGCAACTGACGCTCACGCGCAGCGCCGCCGCGCCGGCGCTCGCTTCCGGCGACGACGCGCTCGCGCCGCACGTGGCTCGGCGCATCGCCGGCGAAGCGCATCCGGCGGCGGGCGACCGCGTGCGCTCGACGCTCGACGCGCGCCTGCAACGCTTCACGCGCGACACGCTCTCGCGCACGCTCGCCGAGCTGAACGCCCGCGCGCATCCGCGCAACGTGCACGACGCGGCGGCGATCGTCATCGACAACGCGTCGGGCGACGTGCTGGCATGGGTCGGATCGGCGGGCGGTTTGTCGAATGCGCCGGAGGTCGATGCCGTGCTCGCCGCGCGTCAGGCCGGCTCGACGCTCAAGCCTTTTCTCTATGCGCAAGCGATCGACGAAAAGCGCCTGACTGCCGCGACCTTGCTCGACGACGCGCCGCTCGATCTCGCCACGGGCGGCGGCCTCTACATCCCGCAGAACTACGATCACGACTTCAAAGGCTGGCTCAGCGTGAGAACGGCGCTCGGCTCGTCGCTGAACGTGCCGGCCGTGCGCGCGCTCGTGCTCGTCACGCCGCATCGGTTCGCGCGCACGCTGGTGGCGCTCGGCCTGCCGCTCACGCGCACCGGCGACTACTACGGCTTCAGCCTCGCGCTCGGCAGCGCCGATGTGACATTGGCTGCGCTGACCAACGCGTATCGGGTGCTCGCGAACGGCGGCATCGCGCGGCCGTTTTTCGATCTCACGGGCCACGCTGCCGCGCCTGCCGGCCAGCGCGTGTTCAGTCCGCAGGCGAGCTTTATCGTCACCGACATCCTCGCGGACAACAACGCCCGCACGCGCACGTTCGGCTTCGACAGCGTGCTCGCGACGCGCACGTTCAGCGCGGTGAAGACCGGCACGAGCAAGGACATGCGCGATAACTGGGCGGTAGGCTTCACGTCGCGCTATACGGTGGGCGTGTGGGTCGGCAACGCGGACGGCGCGCCGATGTGGGACGTCTCGGGCGTCACCGGTGCGGCCCCGGCGTGGAATACCATCGTCAATTATCTGCATCGCCGGGCGAACAGCCGCGCGCCGGATGCGCCGCCGGGCGTCGTAAGGACGCGCGTCGCGTATCAGAACGACGTGGAGCCCGCGCGCGACGAATGGTTCCTGCGCGGCACGGAGATGAACAAGATCGGTCTGACGGCGAATGCAGCGGCGGGAACGGAAGCCGATGATGCGCACGCTCGCCGCCGCGAACGCTTGCGGGACGTGGCAAGCCCCGACGCGAGCCCGGCCAGGATCGGCGCGCCGACCGACGGCACCATCTTCGCACTCGATCCCGACATTCCGCCCGCGCGCCAGCGCGTGTGGTTTGAGCGCACGGGCGGCAGCGGCCAGCTCGGCTGGCGGCTCGATGGCAAGCCGTTCAGCCGCCACGCCCGCGCCGCGTGGCTGCCGTGGCCGGGCCGTCATCGGCTCCAACTCGTCGATGCGCGCGGCGAGGTGATCGACTCGGTCAACTTCGAAGTGCGCGGCGCCTTCGCGAAGACTGCCGCGCCTGCCGCGAAATAGCTGCCGGCGCTGGCGCACCGTTGGCACGACGAAGCGTTTCAGTAATTCATTTGCCCTGCGCGTGGTCCGGGCGTCCGCAGCATGCATGCTGCGTTAAAGATTGTGCGCAGATGGAGCGCTTCGGGCAGCGTCATGCACAATGCAGACGGCCCGCGTTCGAAACACGGATTTGTCCTATCCTTTACGGCATCGTCCGTTTGCCGGACCGTGCGGCCTTCGCTTCCTTCGTTTCTTTCGTTCCGTCAATCTGCCTGGAGTGTCGTCATGCTGAGAAAGCTGTTGATGCTGTGCCTCGCGTTCACGCTGTCCATCGGCGCGGCGTTCGCTGCCGTCGATGTCAATACCGCCGATCAAGCCGCGCTCGATTCGGTCAAGGGCCTCGGGCCCGTCAAATCGAAGGCGATCGTCGACGAACGCACGAAGAACGGCCCATTCAAGGACGCGGACGATCTCGCCAACCGCGTCAAAGGACTCGGCGCCAAGTCGGTCGCCAAGCTGGAAGAGAACGGCCTGACCATCGGCGGATCTTCGCTGCCGCCGACCGGCAAGGCATCGAAGCCCGCCGCGACGGCTTCTCACGGCGCGGCCGCGCCGAATTCGACCATCAAGTCATCGGCGGCGGCGACCGCTGCGACATCGCCCGCAGCCACGACCGCGCAGACGCCGGCCGTCGCCCCGGCATCGGGCCCGGCGGCTGCTTCGGCTTCTACCGCTGCTTCGGTCAAGAAGTCGGGCGCCACCGCTGCCGCGGCAGCCAGCGACGCGAAGCCCTCGAAATCGAAGCGAAAGAAAGACAAGGCGGCGAGCGCGTCGGCCGCCAGCCTGTAATTCATCTGCAACCTTTAGTACTGAGACTGCCATGAGCCTACTCGATATCCTCGCCTCTTCCCTCGGCAATTCGTCGCAACAAGGCGGCCAACCTGGTCAACCGGGCCAGTCCGGCCAGGCCGCCCTGATCGCGGCGGCGCTC
The Caballeronia sp. M1242 DNA segment above includes these coding regions:
- a CDS encoding Ig-like domain-containing alpha-2-macroglobulin family protein → MSRVTNTQKWILAATTVLAALGLSAAVHRADAARAASVSPQGKVTQARQVVVKFDEPMTAFGNPAAAAPGKIACSGAPASATAGSARWIDQKTWAFDFAADLPPGVRCSIDLDAGLKSAAGNALAGPSHFTFETGGPFVTAIQPDYGDIEEDQAFVLRLNGPATQASVLDHVWCESSAIGNRIPVRMLDSATRGAILKQFHYEKESDRVLTLACQQTLPSATKMQLVYGVGVTGPSGIPNDAERRFEFKVREPFKAGFTCERENAQAPCTPLRPLRVTFTAPISRTDAQKFVLRGPKGTAAPHFDPDNKDDEVSGVEFAAPLPERASLTIEAPADLKDVSGRKLANADFFPLKTQTAPMPPLAKFSSGEFGIIERFAEPNMPAMLPVTLRHVEADLHVQGLNSGTSKITSLRVDADTDIRQWMKTVEAFGGMSINRRTVESLAPHALTNGIAPIVTNTTDGVYFDARSLSLLSKHAGVETLTLPAADPKALRPFEVVGIPLSKPGFYVVELASPALGASLMAKHQAMYVRTSVLVTNLGVHLKQGRENSLVWVTTLDKGKPVPNAQVRVTDCNGEQVAAGVTDGEGIARIGKSLAPLHECNGTSLAYGGFFVSARVSDPATGPDMAFVMSDWNRGIESWRFNVPTDMSSTRTTRAHTVFDRTLLRAGETVSMKHLMRVETLGGLAFPKRYPTRVTIRHVGSGQTWHLPLTWAADHSADSTFTVPTAAKLGEYSVSLDDGTAQGTSDDDDARVTESYETGSFRVEEFRLPVFKGSISAGDSKSAGLIAAREAPVSVRLEYVQGGAASKVPVAVSALVKDIAPPFASQYDAFSFAPYRKPANDGASAPAEDQNDDDEAQQQQSDATTKLVADKERVTLDRDGVGKLTVAPLPAVDAPKRLALEATFADPNGEVQTISGNTTLWPAAVAVGVKSGSWVSVGSTVPVQAIALDLQGKPRAGVPMQIKGIVHAMTSSRKRMVGGFYAYDNHTETNDLGTLCSGKSDDHGLLSCEAKLKQPGNIDLIAVAKDGDGREANATTSVWVTREDELWFGGENTDRIDVLPEKTSYEPGETARFQVRMPFRSATALVAVEREGIVETHVAELNGKDPTIDLKVQDAWGPNVYVSVLALRGRLRDVPWYSFFTWGWKAPVEWARAFWYEGRQYQAPTPLVDLSKPAFRYGLASIKVGIASHKLAVSVSPDAKSYSVRGKAHVKVKVALPDGKPAPAGTQIAVAAVDEALLELMPNQSWNVLDAMLQQRAYGVETSTAQMEIIGRRHFGRKAVPAGGGGGHSPTRELFDTLLLWNPRVTLDANGEATLDVPLNDSLTRFRIVAIAAVGAGRFGTGSASIQTGQDLQLVSGLPPLVRVGDTFRAQFTLRNTTPRAMRVLVTPRAGSLALDSRTVALAAESSQEVAWDVTPPDMPGGESSASLAWNVSAVEQGTGKASDAVKLTQRIVAAIPVSVQQATIAQVDGTLSVPVAPPADATKTAAGTVRGGIAVSLQPKLADGLPGVRRWFLNYPYSCLEQQTSRALGLMDAAQWQAVLAHMATYLDADGLANYFPPYDDSRATGSPTLTAYLLAVTDEAAKTDRRFALPADLRDRLTAALANVVDGKIQRNFWAPRNGFDFEKLAAIEALSRYGVAQPRMLDSITIAPNQWPTSAVLDYYAILSRVDGIPDREVKRAQAEQIIRARLTYQGTRLTFSTASDDDLWWFMTGVETNAARTALLFADAPGWKDEMPRLVAGLLALQTNGAWSTTTANLWGSLAVARFSRVFESTPVTGSTDIRLGASSKTVDWAAAAPAPMASATPITRTANTRSVMLPWSTGSLALTQQGTGKPWATIESLAAVDMKAPLAAGYRIAKTITPVEPAVKGAFSRGDIVRVSLDIDAQSDMTWVVVNDPIPAGATILGSGLGRDSESATQGERSSGQWPMYVERAFDGYRAYYDYLPKGKLHVEYTMRLNNAGSFGLPPTRVEALYAPSTFGALPNARMVVNPLAAR
- the pbpC gene encoding penicillin-binding protein 1C, encoding MRRAACLVVACLLSAAPHAAPSFSDVRANWRSSDWLLLDRNGETLQRTRIDASARRGDWVALADVSPALREAIVVSEDKRFYEHAGVDWRGAAAAAWANLWNTRTRGASTVTMQLTGLIGDEGRKPAGRRSIGEKAQQTVGALWLERTWRKDQILEAYLNLVPFRGEIVGLSALSQTLFGKAPSGLDEREAALAAALVRAPNASYTKVAARACVILRDMNGLRAPGPSRDADACANLDSYAQLTLTRSAAAPALASGDDALAPHVARRIAGEAHPAAGDRVRSTLDARLQRFTRDTLSRTLAELNARAHPRNVHDAAAIVIDNASGDVLAWVGSAGGLSNAPEVDAVLAARQAGSTLKPFLYAQAIDEKRLTAATLLDDAPLDLATGGGLYIPQNYDHDFKGWLSVRTALGSSLNVPAVRALVLVTPHRFARTLVALGLPLTRTGDYYGFSLALGSADVTLAALTNAYRVLANGGIARPFFDLTGHAAAPAGQRVFSPQASFIVTDILADNNARTRTFGFDSVLATRTFSAVKTGTSKDMRDNWAVGFTSRYTVGVWVGNADGAPMWDVSGVTGAAPAWNTIVNYLHRRANSRAPDAPPGVVRTRVAYQNDVEPARDEWFLRGTEMNKIGLTANAAAGTEADDAHARRRERLRDVASPDASPARIGAPTDGTIFALDPDIPPARQRVWFERTGGSGQLGWRLDGKPFSRHARAAWLPWPGRHRLQLVDARGEVIDSVNFEVRGAFAKTAAPAAK
- a CDS encoding helix-hairpin-helix domain-containing protein — encoded protein: MLRKLLMLCLAFTLSIGAAFAAVDVNTADQAALDSVKGLGPVKSKAIVDERTKNGPFKDADDLANRVKGLGAKSVAKLEENGLTIGGSSLPPTGKASKPAATASHGAAAPNSTIKSSAAATAATSPAATTAQTPAVAPASGPAAASASTAASVKKSGATAAAAASDAKPSKSKRKKDKAASASAASL